In one Gadus morhua chromosome 15, gadMor3.0, whole genome shotgun sequence genomic region, the following are encoded:
- the lrit1a gene encoding leucine-rich repeat, immunoglobulin-like domain and transmembrane domain-containing protein 1a, producing MFLFLVLGLHLATGALLPSVGACPSQCSCFYHNLSDGSKARSVICNDQDISLVPVGFPADTSKLRIEKTAIQIIPGEAFNYLSSLEFLWMSFNALSSLSPDSFRGLLTLEELRLDGNALIAFPWETLMDMPSLRLLDLHNNQLTFLPLEANLYMRNLTYLDLSSNSLQTLPAELLASWLSVKPAQGPESSKLILGLHDNPWVCDCRIYDLVQFQKSPTLSVAFIDTRLRCSAPESESGILFSDVELRRCQLPRIHTAVARVRSAVGNNVLLRCGTIGVPIPDLTWRRADGKLINGTVQQEISQEGITWSILSVPAVSYRDSGKYVCKAVNYAGEAEAVISLMVSNGPKADGNQTGADRKPKAKKPNPMGKAAYQEKLVARYALPATTTTPRPPAPEPAAPLAPDRGAAAAGPSDGSDGGPPGAGPATSSAQDGLLDLEKTNLSNLAANTSSLQQDPDRVVRSVKVVGDTDNTIALNWRAPKAKNTTAFSVLYAVFGERDMRKINVGAGQNRVTIEGLVPRTKYIACVCVRGLIPKKEQCVIFSTDEAASATGTQKLINVIVITVACIIAVPLTVIVCCGALKRRIQKYWGKKSKDIQDSYVTFETLSPATKAKGQEGEYLTRLNPEESNRLLSARSSLDSEATAKIEGQPNEYFC from the exons ATGTTCCTCTTCCTGGTGCTGGGGCTCCACCTGGCCACAGGTGCGCTTCTCCCCTCGGTGGGCGCGTGTCCGTCCCAGTGCAGCTGTTTTTACCACAACCTGAGTGACGGGTCTAAAGCAAG GAGCGTCATCTGCAACGACCAGGACATCTCCCTCGTGCCTGTCGGCTTCCCCGCCGACACCTCCAAACTGCGCATCGAGAAAACGGCCATTCAGATCATCCCGGGCGAAGCCTTTAACTACCTCTCCAGCCTGGAGTTCCTGTGGATGTCCTTCAACGCGCTGTCCAGCCTAAGCCCGGACAGCTTCCGCGGCCTGCTCACCCTGGAGGAGCTGCGGCTGGACGGGAACGCGCTCATCGCGTTCCCCTGGGAGACCCTCATGGACATgcccagcctcagactgctggaTTTGCACAACAACCAGCTGACCTTTCTGCCGTTGGAGGCCAACCTGTACATGAGGAACCTCACCTACCTGGACCTGTCCAGCAACAGCCTGCAGACCCTGCCTGCTGAGCTGCTGGCCTCCTGGCTCTCCGTCAAACCGGCGCAAGGGCCCGAGAGCTCCAAACTAATACTAG GTCTCCATGACAACCCTTGGGTGTGCGACTGCCGGATTTACGACTTGGTCCAGTTTCAGAAGTCGCCGACTCTCTCGGTGGCGTTCATAGACACCCGACTGCGGTGCTCGGCTCCGGAGAGCGAGTCCGGGATTCTGTTCAGCGACGTGGAGTTGCGCCGGTGCCAGCTCCCTCGCATCCACACCGCGGTGGCGCGCGTCCGGAGCGCAGTGGGGAACAACGTGCTGCTGCGCTGCGGCACCATCGGAGTGCCCATCCCAGACCTCACGTGGCGCAGGGCGGACGGCAAGTTGATCAACGGAACCG TCCAGCAGGAGATCTCCCAGGAGGGCATCACCTGGTCCATCCTCAGCGTGCCGGCCGTGTCCTACCGGGACTCGGGGAAGTACGTCTGCAAGGCCGTCAACTACGCCGGTGAGGCCGAGGCCGTGATCTCCCTCATGGTGTCCAACGGCCCCAAGGCGGACGGCAATCAGACCGGCGCCGACCGCAAACCCAAGGCCAAGAAACCCAACCCGATGGGCAAGGCCGCCTACCAGGAGAAACTGGTGGCCCGGTATGCGCTcccggccaccaccaccaccccccgccCTCCGGCCCCGGAGCCCGCCGCCCCGCTGGCCCCCGACCGGGGCGCGGCCGCCGCCGGGCCGTCGGACGGCTCGGACGGCGGTCCACCGGGCGCCGGCCCCGCCACGTCCTCGGCCCAGGACGGCCTGCTGGACCTGGAGAAGACCAACCTCAGCAACCTGGCGGCCAACACCTCGTCCCTGCAGCAGGACCCCGACCGGGTGGTGCGCTCGGTGAAGGTGGTGGGCGACACGGACAACACCATCGCCCTGAACTGGAGGGCGCCCAAGGCCAAGAACACCACGGCCTTCAGCGTGCTGTACGCCGTGTTCGGGGAACGCGACATGAGGAAGATCAACGTGGGGGCCGGGCAGAACCGGGTCACCATCGAGGGGCTGGTGCCCCGCACCAAGTACATCGCCTGCGTGTGCGTCCGGGGGCTCATCCCCAAGAAGGAGCAGTGCGTGATCTTCTCCACCGACGAGGCGGCGAGCGCCACGGGCACCCAGAAGCTGATCAACGTCATCGTGATCACGGTGGCGTGCATCATCGCCGTGCCGCTCACCGTCATCGTGTGCTGCGGCGCGCTCAAGCGCCGCATCCAGAAGTACTGGGGCAAGAAGTCCAAGGACATCCAGGACTCCTACGTGACTTTCGAGACGCTGTCGCCCGCCACCAAGGCCAAGGGCCAGGAGGGCGAGTACCTGACCCGGCTCAACCCGGAGGAGTCCAACCGGCTGCTGTCCGCCCGCTCCAGCCTGGACTCGGAGGCCACGGCCAAGATCGAGGGCCAGCCCAACGAGTACTTCTGCTGA